From a region of the Thermoplasmata archaeon genome:
- a CDS encoding DNA-binding protein yields MTDWKEEITQWLTSGSDKSEDPIDLIWNVREENGTLIADHPKVPFSLYISIDTHFVRMSVFTGLNTALLDPVQRLDISRKLLFLNDRIDLVKYVIRGLNEEIVLRSELDLIAIAKKEFDDVLTGLITALFLMIKEFKLEEQFNKELSERVILMIKERMEKGATKQDLLDFLVNKVGMDSNSADKLLNEIIKSTEEVPIKPGDSAAYQ; encoded by the coding sequence ATGACCGATTGGAAAGAAGAAATTACTCAATGGTTAACGTCAGGATCTGATAAGTCTGAAGATCCTATCGATCTGATTTGGAATGTTAGGGAAGAGAATGGGACACTGATAGCCGATCATCCGAAAGTACCGTTTTCTCTATATATATCAATTGACACCCATTTCGTGAGAATGAGCGTGTTTACTGGATTAAACACGGCGTTATTAGATCCCGTACAGAGACTGGACATTTCAAGAAAACTTTTGTTTTTGAATGATCGCATAGATCTTGTGAAATATGTGATCAGAGGGTTGAATGAAGAAATTGTGCTTAGGTCGGAACTGGACCTTATTGCAATAGCAAAAAAAGAGTTTGATGATGTTTTAACTGGGTTGATAACAGCACTATTCTTGATGATTAAAGAATTTAAGCTTGAGGAACAGTTCAATAAAGAACTTTCAGAGAGAGTAATTTTAATGATAAAGGAAAGGATGGAAAAAGGTGCCACAAAACAAGACCTATTAGATTTCTTAGTAAACAAAGTCGGGATGGATAGTAATAGTGCAGATAAGCTATTAAATGAAATTATAAAGAGCACGGAAGAGGTACCTATAAAGCCAGGAGACTCAGCCGCATATCAGTGA
- a CDS encoding cell division protein FtsZ, producing the protein MLIKDALSFEPDIKTSTIKSVTCGVGGAGNNTITRLTKMGLKNNKMISLNSDRIALENNEANVKIVLGQNIIKGRSTGGNIDLGERIADVSRADIYQQIAGNDLIFVLAGLGGGTGSGSGPVIADIAKNTGSLVVSIVTLPFKAEGNSRQNIAKLALERFHKYSHTVIVIDNNKLLQMEPNLPIRTAFSVIDYLISDIIKSITDTVNIPSMLNIDFSDLNFMMRKGGTSTILYGEGEINNIEGVIDDTLNSKFLDTDIIGASGAIVHVTGGKEMSLKVLKKVVEGITVNMLDNSEVKIGARIDNNYTGKLKVTTILTGISNSGNKNRKGSVYGAAKIDESILVY; encoded by the coding sequence ATGTTAATTAAAGATGCACTATCGTTTGAACCAGATATCAAAACATCGACGATAAAATCTGTAACATGTGGTGTTGGCGGAGCAGGAAACAACACAATTACAAGACTCACTAAAATGGGGCTCAAGAACAATAAGATGATCTCTCTTAACAGTGATCGCATTGCACTTGAAAACAATGAAGCAAATGTTAAAATAGTATTAGGTCAGAATATAATCAAGGGTAGAAGTACAGGCGGAAATATAGATCTGGGTGAAAGAATTGCAGATGTAAGCAGGGCTGATATATACCAACAGATTGCAGGAAATGATCTTATTTTTGTTTTGGCAGGACTGGGTGGTGGAACTGGAAGTGGTAGTGGGCCAGTAATCGCAGATATCGCCAAAAACACAGGATCGCTGGTGGTTTCTATTGTCACTTTACCATTTAAGGCAGAGGGGAACAGCAGACAAAATATTGCAAAACTAGCGTTAGAAAGATTTCATAAATATTCACACACAGTCATAGTTATAGACAATAACAAACTGTTGCAGATGGAACCAAATTTACCTATAAGAACGGCATTTTCAGTTATAGATTATCTTATTAGCGATATAATTAAAAGCATTACAGATACAGTAAATATACCTTCAATGCTTAATATAGATTTTTCAGACCTGAATTTTATGATGAGAAAAGGAGGGACTTCTACAATTCTGTATGGAGAGGGAGAGATCAATAATATTGAAGGTGTAATAGATGATACATTGAATTCTAAATTTTTAGACACAGATATTATAGGTGCCTCAGGAGCAATAGTTCATGTCACTGGCGGTAAAGAAATGTCTCTTAAAGTATTAAAGAAAGTGGTAGAAGGAATTACAGTAAATATGTTGGATAACTCTGAAGTGAAGATAGGTGCTAGGATTGATAACAACTATACAGGCAAATTGAAAGTAACCACAATACTGACCGGTATTTCAAACTCTGGCAATAAAAATAGAAAAGGAAGTGTTTATGGAGCTGCAAAAATAGATGAATCTATTCTAGTCTACTAA
- a CDS encoding metallophosphoesterase yields the protein MIDEIRLNNDLIINKNYSLFFINEKILVLSDLHIGFEEVMAQKGLLLPKIQTSEIIKLLNTVIDKYNPEQVLIDGDFKHEFSKNVEQEWRDIKKIIEFILSRTKLTIIRGNHDNFLKNILAKYEVPFVESMKLNNYLLVHGDKKIDRKNSFLILGHEHPSIKIRDSIGAIVTIPAFLYAPEDKILVLPSPSIYSSGSDILSSNTISPMLRDIEFSKFLVYGISKEMGLLYLGDIQGLKDIYTFLM from the coding sequence ATGATCGATGAGATCAGACTAAATAATGATTTAATCATAAACAAGAATTACTCTCTATTTTTCATTAATGAGAAGATTTTAGTGCTAAGTGACCTGCACATAGGGTTTGAAGAGGTAATGGCACAGAAAGGTTTATTGTTGCCCAAGATTCAGACGTCTGAAATTATAAAATTGTTGAATACAGTAATAGATAAATATAACCCAGAGCAGGTTTTGATAGATGGTGATTTCAAACATGAGTTTTCAAAAAATGTTGAACAAGAATGGAGAGACATCAAAAAGATCATAGAGTTTATTTTGTCTAGAACAAAGCTAACAATCATTCGCGGTAATCATGACAATTTTTTAAAGAATATACTTGCTAAATATGAGGTACCATTCGTAGAGTCTATGAAGCTTAATAATTATCTTTTGGTACACGGTGACAAGAAGATAGATAGAAAAAACAGTTTTTTGATACTTGGTCATGAGCATCCATCTATAAAAATAAGGGATTCTATAGGCGCAATAGTAACAATTCCTGCATTTTTATATGCGCCAGAAGATAAGATATTGGTATTACCATCTCCAAGTATATATTCATCTGGATCTGACATACTGTCTTCCAATACAATCTCTCCAATGTTGCGGGATATAGAATTTTCAAAATTTTTGGTTTATGGCATATCTAAAGAGATGGGATTACTATACTTGGGTGATATCCAGGGGCTTAAAGATATCTATACTTTTTTAATGTAA
- a CDS encoding RNA methyltransferase, with translation MDISNISIIFVDPKYSGNVGSLCRVMKNFGLNNLILVSENFKIDEDAYKYAMHATDILTSAKIVTNLKDALTDMGLVVGTSGKSTVSEKKFLRIAKTPREFSESVSGYSGKIAILFGRENFGLLNNELELCDLLVTIPASEEYPIMNITHAAAVIFYELFVNFKYVQKGKLLAEKIELDKINEFFSNILEAIGYPEHKKKNAKNMFRRFIGKANLTKWEYHMLAGIFSKILKKISRLE, from the coding sequence ATGGATATAAGCAACATAAGCATAATTTTTGTAGACCCTAAATACAGTGGAAATGTTGGCTCATTATGTAGAGTTATGAAAAATTTTGGATTGAACAATTTGATATTAGTATCTGAAAATTTCAAGATTGATGAAGATGCGTATAAATATGCTATGCACGCTACCGATATTTTAACAAGTGCTAAAATAGTTACTAATTTAAAGGATGCTCTTACAGATATGGGATTGGTCGTAGGTACCAGTGGAAAATCTACTGTTTCTGAAAAAAAGTTTTTGAGGATAGCAAAGACTCCAAGAGAATTTTCTGAGAGCGTCTCTGGATACAGTGGCAAAATTGCAATCTTATTTGGAAGAGAGAATTTTGGGTTATTGAACAATGAACTAGAGTTATGTGATTTATTGGTTACCATTCCAGCGAGTGAAGAGTATCCAATAATGAATATAACACATGCCGCCGCTGTGATATTTTATGAGTTATTCGTCAATTTTAAATATGTGCAAAAAGGTAAATTACTTGCAGAAAAAATAGAATTAGATAAAATAAATGAATTTTTTTCAAACATATTAGAAGCTATAGGCTATCCAGAACACAAGAAAAAAAATGCAAAGAACATGTTTAGAAGATTTATAGGGAAAGCCAATTTAACTAAGTGGGAATATCATATGCTTGCTGGCATATTCTCGAAAATTTTGAAAAAAATTAGTAGACTAGAATAG
- a CDS encoding DNA-binding protein, with the protein MDKEEYKKIVDELVSTIGEKASRDKIEKELNSWLQFSGINIKDIMKKIIEKFNPEKEFNAFIKIKDIESGDHSVSLVAKVLSINKKELENKGNMYYGILADETGSIPFTAWKLNIEVSKGDVIKIVNGYTKEWRDNVKIVIGNYTSVSMMPKDLIKNVQSKLSKFKIIDLKPQPGRVEIVGKILSSSAKNVIVDNKNRTLYSGTIADETGSIVFSAWDTEIKNNATARIKGAYVKEFRNMPNLVIDKNSSVQYEDVEINVKRSVVSIENIEDRGGPDLKIEGIILEIKEAGVIARCDKCKKVLVNGLCPEHGKVGVYLDLRIKAVVDDGTGALMAIFNKEVSEKLLSSNFEELKKRESENIGASVILHEVEDRFLFKPIYLSGNIMTSENGLTMFVKDFSTVDYTKIEEEAEKVLENLRW; encoded by the coding sequence ATGGATAAAGAAGAATATAAAAAGATTGTAGATGAGTTAGTATCTACTATCGGAGAGAAAGCTTCTAGGGATAAAATTGAGAAAGAGCTCAATTCATGGCTTCAGTTTTCAGGAATTAACATAAAAGATATAATGAAAAAAATTATTGAAAAATTTAATCCTGAGAAAGAATTTAATGCCTTTATAAAAATAAAAGATATTGAAAGTGGTGATCATAGCGTAAGTTTGGTTGCCAAAGTTTTGTCTATTAATAAAAAAGAGCTTGAAAATAAAGGAAATATGTATTATGGTATCCTTGCAGATGAAACTGGATCCATACCTTTCACTGCCTGGAAATTAAATATTGAAGTATCGAAAGGAGATGTCATAAAGATCGTAAATGGCTATACTAAAGAATGGCGAGATAATGTAAAGATTGTAATTGGTAACTATACGAGTGTCTCGATGATGCCAAAGGATTTAATCAAGAATGTACAGTCTAAACTCAGCAAATTTAAAATCATAGACTTAAAGCCTCAGCCAGGAAGAGTTGAAATTGTTGGAAAAATACTAAGTTCCTCTGCAAAGAATGTGATTGTAGATAATAAAAATAGAACTCTTTATTCTGGCACCATTGCCGATGAAACTGGTAGTATCGTATTTTCTGCGTGGGATACTGAAATTAAAAATAACGCAACTGCCAGGATTAAAGGTGCCTATGTAAAAGAATTTAGAAACATGCCTAACCTTGTTATAGATAAAAACTCGAGCGTTCAGTATGAAGATGTTGAGATAAATGTTAAGAGATCGGTTGTATCAATTGAAAATATTGAAGACAGAGGAGGCCCAGACTTAAAAATAGAGGGTATTATCTTAGAGATCAAAGAAGCTGGAGTAATTGCTAGATGTGATAAATGTAAAAAAGTGCTGGTAAATGGTCTTTGCCCAGAGCATGGTAAAGTTGGCGTTTATCTGGATTTGAGAATCAAGGCTGTAGTTGATGATGGAACTGGCGCCTTAATGGCAATATTCAATAAAGAGGTATCTGAAAAACTTTTATCTTCTAATTTTGAAGAGTTGAAGAAGAGAGAGTCTGAGAACATAGGTGCATCCGTGATACTGCATGAGGTAGAAGACAGATTTCTTTTCAAGCCAATTTATCTGTCAGGGAATATAATGACCTCTGAAAACGGTTTGACAATGTTTGTGAAAGATTTCAGTACAGTAGACTATACGAAAATAGAGGAAGAAGCAGAAAAAGTGTTAGAGAATTTAAGGTGGTAA